The Styela clava chromosome 11, kaStyClav1.hap1.2, whole genome shotgun sequence genome includes the window TTTTGTGGCTTTGAATAAAAGAATCAACAGAGTCACTGGCAGTTAATATTACAGACTCTGTGCTTACAAGCTATTGCTATTTGAAGGTGATACTtttaatagtaaataaaaaaaaataaaaatttattctttCCAGATGTCTTGAATGTGGGAAAAACTTCATCAAGTCTTCACTTCTTAGTGCACACATGCGCAATGTTCATAGTGGGCAAGTATATGCACTTGTTGGTCCGAATCAAGTTCAAGCAACACCTGCCACAATTGAAACGAAAAATTGCAAGTGTCCAGTATGTGGGAAGGCATTCAAAGCACAATCTTATATGAAACAGCATATAATGTCTGTACACGTAAGTTACTAGGTAATGTTGTGTAtatcttgtgaaatttatcGGATTATTGAAAGTAATAGAggaattaaataacaaaaatgctACAAAGTACACACACAGTGCATTGTAATTGAAATCTGAATAATAATTTCAGGATAAACCATTGAAGTGCTCTGTTTGTGAGCGGGGATTTGGTCGCAAGAGTGATTTGAAACGTCACATGAGAGGTGTTCATATGAAAAAACGACCTCATACATGTGACAAATGTGGTTGGACATTCTCAGAGATAGGAAATCTGAAACATCATATTCAGGCTGTTCATCACAAAGAAAAGAATTACAGATGCATGTACTGTGACAAAACTTTCTCATTGTCATCATATTTGCGAACACACCTAATAAGATTACACAATATTAATCTTGATAATATGAAAACTTCAGATTTACTTGAAGGTAAGATTGTATCCATGAGCCAACTTGGAAGAGTATTGTTGAATGAATATTGCCTAGTAGATAAATGAATTTCCAAATTGGAAGAGCTGTTGGATTTTTGCAGACGATAGTGCCACCAACGTATGCAATAAAACATGTCCTTTGGTCTATTGTACGAAGCATTTTCATAGCACTCATGCATATTTCTCAATTTGATTGAATGTAATTTATGCAGAAAAGGGAGGTTTAGAATGTTATTAcctttatttagaaaaattttgcaaacttgTTAGCACGAGAGATGCCTGTTTACTACCAAATAAAATCTAACACtcagaattttcattaaaaaaagaCACCTGGTCTTCTCTGCAATTTATCTGTCACAAAAAATTAACCAGGCAATGTGGTGAAGGAATTTACACTATTTACCAGAGATAAATTTGAGATAATACTATTGTTCAAATTTGGATATTTTAAAGTTGCAGGAGAGACATCGCAGATGACCATTCAGACTCATGAAAGTCAACCGCAGCTACAACCAACCGTAATAGAGATTCCAACTTCAAGTGCTTCTCCTAACAATATATCGTTGCAAACATTACATATAAGTGTTGCTGATACACAAGCTCACGTTGTTAGATGCTATGAATGTGGTCAGTCATTTGGTAACGCCCAATCATTGCAGGTATGTGTTGTTCTTTGAATTACTAATAAGTTACATATCCGGctgttataaaaaattttattgtctTTGTTGTAGTGTTGTACTGAATTGGTACTACTAAactaaattcaataatttttatttcataattcaaTTTAGAATCATGTCATGTCGACACATTCACAACCGTTTTGGTGTACAGTGTGTGGTGAAGGATTTTCTCTAGCATCTCAGTTACAGGTACATTTGATTAATATTATTCATTGTGGAATTTCAATTTGTACTAAGTCGACAAtgtataataatgattttcaaagatcaaaaattcaacaaattataTTGTGCAGTTTTGTAAAAGCAATAAATCCTAAACATAAATTTTAGAGCTAGTGCTTAGACTTACAAAATTTGTCTGCCATTTGCCTAAATTGATTTAGTTATATATTGAAAAGAATTTGTTTTGCACACCTCTAACTATATTTGATGGTTATTTATTTTACATGATTAAGTTTCTTCATCATTCGTTAAAAATATCAACTTGTTCTCAGATGCATCTTCAGCTACGACATACTTCAAATGAACCACCAGTCAGCACCAATGTTTCGGTACCAGATGTTGATATGCAAAACAATGGTATGAATAGGCATCAATGTTCTGGTGTATTCAAACAGTCTAATGTCTATGTGCTTTTGTTAATAGACTATACAAACATAATCAAATGGATATACTATCCTGTgtaacatacctatctatttgaaattttttttttaaattagcttgattggaaaaattcattttaaattttatacagCAATTTTATCTTACGAAAAGGTTGCAAACTGATCAATCAAGGGTCATTCTATATTAAACTGTATAGAAAGCTTTATGTCAGAGAACTCTCAAAACATTCACAATAGCTTAAACCGTATATGTAACAaaggattcaaatatttctggcTCTATAGCAGCTGTGTTCTGTGATGCAAACATCAGGCTCATGCATGAATTGCCAAATTGTGATCTATTGATTTCAACTAATATATTTCATGGAAATGTGCTCTATTTTAGGTAAAATGTCATGGGAGATACAAGAAGATCCACTGACATCTACTCAATCTATGGCTTGCCAGACAGGACTGCAATCACAACAACAGAATAATCTGGAGACTGATTCTCAACCGACTCATGTGAACATTGAAACAAACAAATGCCCACTATGTGGAATGATTTATGACTCCTCACCCGATAAGCATATGTGCTGGAAGAAGGTTAGTTGTTATGAACTAGTGTTTTCTTAAGTTAACCCTGTACTTAGATTATGAAATAATCGACATTGAGTATTTTCTGTGTTGCTTATCATCCAGTTTAGAATGGCTTATTATTACTAGATGATGAATTCAATGCACAGTGTGAAATATAAACAGGCATAAATATATCATTATTAGAGTACGGGTGATTTATGACACTAATATGGTTGAGCGAGGGGCCAAGTAGATATAAATTTGGTGTATATTCAGTAGTATTGAAATTTCTCCGTttgaaaatcagaaaaaaaatttctgagtTATAGTTGGGGATATAAGTGCAATGTTTATTGGATGAATAAAGTTTTCTGAAATAGAGTCCGGTCATATTTTCTTGAATAGCTTTTGAATTGATTCAAATTGATTAGAATCTCTTCAATTTAAAGTCCTGAAACTTTTCCTCCCTGTACACAGTATAAAGTCAACTTAGAGGCACATTAGACTCTTCCCAATCTATTATGATATAATGTCAAATAATCatatattgaaacattttattatttttgttccTTTGCTCCAGTATCCTGCAGTTGATCCTGTTATCGTGAATGAAATAGCAATGCATGGAGATCGCCCGCATTTGTGTAGTGAGTGTGGCAAAGGATTTAAAACAACAACACATTTGAAGCAACATATAAGATGTGTTCATGCAAAAGACCGACCACACAAATGTACACAATGTGAAAAGTGCTTTGCTCGAACAAGTGATTTGAACAGGTtattacagaattttttttcatacttCATGAATTGATAAGCGCCAGGAACAATAATTGTATTAGATATTTTATGACCAATTTTCTTGTATGATCATGTAAAGCAGGGGTTGGCAAACTAAGGCCTGCGTGatgcaacaaaaagtgtcacattgaatgtcatatgtaaatttttttcttcgGGTAAGACGACTAtgttgagttcacgagttgtcGCTGTCTTCGCACGCTGCTCAAAATTTAAACTTTCAAATTGTGATTCATCGGGCAtctgttcggtttttaactttctaaaaatatgtgccaAGACTTGCAACTCTTAATTTTGacctgcgagcgacaaaaggttgccgacccctgatgtaaagaaataaatttgaaagacAATCACTTGATcgagatttgaatattttgagcCATTGATTAGCGAAAAGTTAAGTCTGTACTACATTCCTAATTTGTCATTTTGTgctgaattttcaaaatcactGGTTTCATTGACAATGTCACAAATTATTTATTGTAGGGCACTTCAGAAATAATTTCATGGAATgcacaataacaaaatacaattttactttgtgcacattattcattttgaaattcTGTATGTTGGTGTATTCAGGCACATCAGAGGTGTACATCACAGATTGAAGCATATAAAGAACACTGTTTTTGTTACTTTAAAATGTTCCGAATGTGGTGCAATATATGCAGAAACATCCCAACTAAAAAGACATATTTACACACAACATCTTCGTGGAAGGCCAAGTTATAAATGTGCTGATTGCCAGGTTAGGCATCGTCTTGGTTGTCCTTCTACTCATTGCATGCCTGAAACTATTGATGCAGTGGTGCTAACCCTTTTCGATAAATTCCTTCTTCCCTAAttctacagcaaatacaaagcaaagATCTTCCCCAGTTAAATGCAATTAATGAAGTAATTAAAAAAGACAGGATCATACTCTAGCTAGCTGAATGTAAACAGTGTAAAATATTGAGTCATTGCTGATAATTCATGATTATCCTTAAGTAAAACTATAACAATGTATTCAAAAAATCTTGGTTCTAGTTGTTCCTCAATTATGTGTCTGTTCTGAAAATGAATCCGCTGAGAAAAATCAGTTTTTTTATATATCTCTTTATTTATTTCTCTCAGAGACTAACACACCAACTATTGCTTTTGGGTGTGGAACATACTATTGAATATCTGGCTTCATTTTTAGGAAGGGTTTGCTGATGAAGCATCATTCCAGAATCATATTTGTCATGAAGAAGAAAGACCACATGTTTGTTCGGTTTGTGCAAAGCGATTTCAAATGGCGCCTCAGCTGAGGAGGCATCTCAGAGCTGCTCATGGAAAAAGCAGTGATGAACCAACAGTAAGTCACTCAGACTTATAAACATTACTTATCAATTCTTAGTGATTGACTTGGTGATCTTACTCTGAAATCAGCATTTTTAATTCGTGTTAATTTCAATGCTCGATTGATGCAATCTTTGCATTTCCAGGAATATTGTTCAGAATGATCTTTGAAGATTGTAATCTTCTGCTATAATTATGAGAATATTTTCCAACGATTATGTAATCGTTTTTTTCATCCATCATATCATTGTGTTTACTCATTCAGGTACACAAATGCTTTCAATGTGAAAGAAATTTTGGTCGTCCGATTGATCTGGAGCGACACATACAAGCCGTTCATTTAAaggtatgttatttttttgctgtttCCAAACCAAAATACATGGTGTGGGTATACAAATAAGCTTAAGTAACTGCTTGATGCAAGTGAATAAGGAGTATGAACCACAGAAACGAAAGAATAACCGTATTTCTCATTGCATAATGCGCTCCAATACTTGATATGCATTTAAGCACAGGGATCAGCAGAAATATCCAATTTCCATACATTAAGCGGGTTTCCGGGAAGCTTTTCAGACATTTTGTCTACTTTGTTAACCATATCTCttatttcatatatttgacGCCTATTAGTCTGTCAATCCTAGCACTCTGTTATTTGACTTTGGGACTATCATGCTGTTAGTTTGTCCGGGACCTATTTAAAACTGATAAGCCCTTTATTATCTTAGGCGATGTCGACGTCTTATTTCAAAAGCTACACCACAGCCCGGTCATCAATCTGAGTGACATAAAGTGATTCATGGCCCCATAGTTTTGTCGATTCGGCAAAACTAGAGAGACAAACGGGATAATGACCGCAGCAATTTTAATTCACCCATTTTTTTCACACTTGAGTTAATAATTTGTTTAGAACCATTACCGCTTCATTAACACTAGTTTAGTTTTTGTAGGGCGGGGTATGCTCCTACCGAAACAAGCATGATCTGATTCTGTTAGACTTTGCCAAATTAAATCAATAGACCTAACTAAGACTGATATATGTAAAAATTATCAGCCAGGTATGACTTCCTCCCTTCAAGTCCATACATTGAAACAAGTAAATGGCCAACTAATCACACACTTGGCAGGGGGGCGGTAGAGGTGTCTCGCTAGTCACTATATGATTAATTTGTCTTATCATCTTTCCCTCCCTCcggataaataggtaaatcctaccctataaaatatcatttatatttttctacatCAATGCATAATACACACTCCTTCATGATGAAGGCAAACTCATACATAGATGTGGTACCTCTAGTTAGGATATCGCAAGTCGTATATGAAAATTGAACTAGTTGGTTAAAATCTTTCCCAAAATCTGTTTATTTGTCACGAAGGCATTGCcatttttagaaataaaattctaaattcATGAAATGGTGAGCAGAGCATTAAATGAATTTAATGATAAATTTTGCCTGCATTCTCGCCATAGTGCTGGTGCTGTCAGAAAcgtttcatttcaaatttgttcTCTAAATGAAACTATGTAACACAGCATCTTATGTATAAAATGTCTTCCAGCTCCATTTTTCCctcatatttttgtaacaaaatacattttaagATTCATGACATACATACCATTGTTTTTCTGTTGACCCATGAATCAAATTCTAGTCTACATCAAAGTTCCATGATACCTTCTATGCTATGAAGATCGATATTAACACTTTTATCATTTCTAGGAGAAACCTCACCGATGCACATTATGTGGAAAAAGCTTTGGATTACAGGGCAATTTGAATAAACATGTGAGAGCTGTACATTTGATGGAAAAACCACACCAATGTATAGAATGTGGGAAAAGATTTGCACATGTGGGTGTGCTGAAAAGACATCTAAGGTATTATTTTCCCACTTGTTTTATAAAGCATgtgcttattggacacgtagtgggacattagcgatcgtttcaaaattatgttgttgttctttgacactttttggacacctagtggaaaatcttAAAAgttgcttttctctttgattactggaccaattgctttgaaattttcagtagttgaagatggaatttttttctagaaggctattacttttatttatttctaaattttgtatgaattctattaaatttgatatttcgtatTTGTAACAGGCTGTatgttttgattctgcaaaattcctgctactgaaaatctagaattttCTTGCTGGTGCCGGTAGTGTCAAAGTTActggtaaggactgattcgctctcgcctacgtgtccatatatttgagcgttgctctcttgtttcttaAGTGTCTTTCAGCTCTTATATTTTGttgtatattaaattttatgcCCAGCAGTGACTGTGCATGATCTACTTATTGTTTCCAAGAATATTGATGAGTAATTGCATTTATTTTCAGGGATATTCATTTTTATGACAAGAAAGCAAGTGTGAAACATAAGCTAGCTCAAATCCAAATAGACAATGCGAAAGCAATGATGCGAAACATAGCAAATATGCAACAAGCTAGTGCGATGCTCAATGAAACCCAGGTAACTTGGAAATTGGATGATAAAGATATAAAAATGGGGTAATTGTGTAATCATGTCATCATTGTTACATGTGAATTCATTTTCACAGCAATCATCTCAACAAATGGAGACACCAGAGTCCATGCAACAAGCAAACAATATTCAAACCCGCACAAATATCCAAGTGGTAGAGGGACAAACGACAGACCTGCCAACAATTGATAACATTGCCACAATAGCCAGACAACAAATAGACAATCAAACTCAACAGTGCATTGCACACCAAATTTCTACACAAACTCCGCAACCACAACAGATAATTTCCCAGAATACGCCACAGGTGGCGACtgcttaaatatttttcattgaagtgCTATAAAGAGAGGGACCTTGAATTTACTCAAATCTGTtatgttatttaatattatttagtcCTCacgatttttttatattgacctGCATGACGCCCGCTTAACTGCTAAGTTAAATCCTGTTTAGCAATGTCCTTTGAAATTTCGTCTACATCATCAGACTAGGCCAGGGTTGACTGAAATCTCTTCGACTGAGATCTactaaaatattagaaataccTTGTTGGCCGATAATAAAGTTATCAGGTCTGTGTTGAAATATACATATTCTGCACGGGTCCTATAGGAAATACTTATGTGCTAAACCAGAGATGACAaacctgcggcccgccaagAAATTTCGTGCGACCCGCGAAGGATTCATGCGATTCAGTGTGTTTGTCGTAGTAAAGTCATAAATTCTTAGGAACTTCACAAAGAAAACGGAAGCGCCAGGGTTTGTATAAAGGAtacaatttatttcattcagtacaataaaatttgattgtACAGTGATACCCC containing:
- the LOC120347751 gene encoding uncharacterized protein LOC120347751 isoform X2 yields the protein MEHSTTFWLTPATTEGTPDNINDLNDQQNKDADLASMFNQSTMINFASIFAGATAAVASSGSANMLNGQRVPPLTQIGVSPSKHTTLVPIGNLRGMPTVNQLTPLPQAQIISTSSAVVNSLNNITPLTTTIYTLPLPSEPIQIPKNFIQQAAAASGLNVASGEVHSPVTNNILISSQSQKETSLATTPQQSEAAMPVPSLSVPQQSADLQASYQCSECNKTFKSSGQLGYHTFVAHGELQARPHKCTACPESFLMDHHLRDHMKAIHLPPEQGGGSPYTCSECMLSFEDGGNLNFHLYMAHTIQGSKPAIQKYPCLECGKNFIKSSLLSAHMRNVHSGQVYALVGPNQVQATPATIETKNCKCPVCGKAFKAQSYMKQHIMSVHDKPLKCSVCERGFGRKSDLKRHMRGVHMKKRPHTCDKCGWTFSEIGNLKHHIQAVHHKEKNYRCMYCDKTFSLSSYLRTHLIRLHNINLDNMKTSDLLEVAGETSQMTIQTHESQPQLQPTVIEIPTSSASPNNISLQTLHISVADTQAHVVRCYECGQSFGNAQSLQNHVMSTHSQPFWCTVCGEGFSLASQLQMHLQLRHTSNEPPVSTNVSVPDVDMQNNGKMSWEIQEDPLTSTQSMACQTGLQSQQQNNLETDSQPTHVNIETNKCPLCGMIYDSSPDKHMCWKKYPAVDPVIVNEIAMHGDRPHLCSECGKGFKTTTHLKQHIRCVHAKDRPHKCTQCEKCFARTSDLNRHIRGVHHRLKHIKNTVFVTLKCSECGAIYAETSQLKRHIYTQHLRGRPSYKCADCQEGFADEASFQNHICHEEERPHVCSVCAKRFQMAPQLRRHLRAAHGKSSDEPTVHKCFQCERNFGRPIDLERHIQAVHLKEKPHRCTLCGKSFGLQGNLNKHVRAVHLMEKPHQCIECGKRFAHVGVLKRHLRDIHFYDKKASVKHKLAQIQIDNAKAMMRNIANMQQASAMLNETQQSSQQMETPESMQQANNIQTRTNIQVVEGQTTDLPTIDNIATIARQQIDNQTQQCIAHQISTQTPQPQQIISQNTPQVATA
- the LOC120347751 gene encoding uncharacterized protein LOC120347751 isoform X1 — encoded protein: MNSNSEGVCFIGMQLLRRSPFALIHPKGFVSVAGIWIHFAVSVCRCALWMAVPICNSCVPGSQYRYRYGICTGVNLGSSVRTLQNTRAMEHSTTFWLTPATTEGTPDNINDLNDQQNKDADLASMFNQSTMINFASIFAGATAAVASSGSANMLNGQRVPPLTQIGVSPSKHTTLVPIGNLRGMPTVNQLTPLPQAQIISTSSAVVNSLNNITPLTTTIYTLPLPSEPIQIPKNFIQQAAAASGLNVASGEVHSPVTNNILISSQSQKETSLATTPQQSEAAMPVPSLSVPQQSADLQASYQCSECNKTFKSSGQLGYHTFVAHGELQARPHKCTACPESFLMDHHLRDHMKAIHLPPEQGGGSPYTCSECMLSFEDGGNLNFHLYMAHTIQGSKPAIQKYPCLECGKNFIKSSLLSAHMRNVHSGQVYALVGPNQVQATPATIETKNCKCPVCGKAFKAQSYMKQHIMSVHDKPLKCSVCERGFGRKSDLKRHMRGVHMKKRPHTCDKCGWTFSEIGNLKHHIQAVHHKEKNYRCMYCDKTFSLSSYLRTHLIRLHNINLDNMKTSDLLEVAGETSQMTIQTHESQPQLQPTVIEIPTSSASPNNISLQTLHISVADTQAHVVRCYECGQSFGNAQSLQNHVMSTHSQPFWCTVCGEGFSLASQLQMHLQLRHTSNEPPVSTNVSVPDVDMQNNGKMSWEIQEDPLTSTQSMACQTGLQSQQQNNLETDSQPTHVNIETNKCPLCGMIYDSSPDKHMCWKKYPAVDPVIVNEIAMHGDRPHLCSECGKGFKTTTHLKQHIRCVHAKDRPHKCTQCEKCFARTSDLNRHIRGVHHRLKHIKNTVFVTLKCSECGAIYAETSQLKRHIYTQHLRGRPSYKCADCQEGFADEASFQNHICHEEERPHVCSVCAKRFQMAPQLRRHLRAAHGKSSDEPTVHKCFQCERNFGRPIDLERHIQAVHLKEKPHRCTLCGKSFGLQGNLNKHVRAVHLMEKPHQCIECGKRFAHVGVLKRHLRDIHFYDKKASVKHKLAQIQIDNAKAMMRNIANMQQASAMLNETQQSSQQMETPESMQQANNIQTRTNIQVVEGQTTDLPTIDNIATIARQQIDNQTQQCIAHQISTQTPQPQQIISQNTPQVATA